The proteins below come from a single Notamacropus eugenii isolate mMacEug1 chromosome 7, mMacEug1.pri_v2, whole genome shotgun sequence genomic window:
- the CTXN2 gene encoding cortexin-2 encodes MMSSLHHSNGPAGMSVNKVSAFSLTLEQKTGFAFVGILCIFLGLLIIRCFKILLDPYSSMPSSTWEDEVEEFDKGTFEYALA; translated from the coding sequence ATGATGAGTAGCCTCCACCATAGCAACGGACCAGCCGGCATGAGTGTCAACAAAGTTTCAGCTTTCTCACTGACACTGGAACAAAAAACAGGCTTTGCATTTGTGGGGATTCTGTGCATTTTCTTGGGCCTTCTTATTATCAGATGCTTCAAAATCCTGCTGGATCCCTACAGTAGCATGCCTTCCTCTACTTGGGAAGATGAAGTGGAAGAGTTTGACAAAGGAACCTTTGAATATGCACTTGCATGA